From Acropora muricata isolate sample 2 chromosome 14, ASM3666990v1, whole genome shotgun sequence, one genomic window encodes:
- the LOC136897858 gene encoding dynein light chain Tctex-type protein 2B-like, producing MFKGRFRDQQYGFFERSLRQGPAPTSDNGQRNGPSINIEQNAKNVDLAPEEKQLAINEDRKKNIFHVDEIRNIMDEILQDKLSNQTYEATTCRLLCMTLSDDIKDRVKCLGMERFRLICNVTIGSNGGQGLFLASRFLWDEVIDNFSTTSFQNSSLFAVAVVFGIFKE from the coding sequence ATGTTCAAAGGCAGGTTTCGAGATCAACAATATGGATTTTTTGAGAGAAGCTTGCGCCAAGGTCCCGCTCCAACGTCTGATAATGGACAGAGAAATGGACCGTCAATCAACATCGAGCAGAACGCAAAAAACGTTGATTTAGCCCCAGAAGAAAAACAACTAGCCATAAATGaagacaggaaaaaaaatatattccatGTAGACGAAATCAGAAACATTATGGACGAAATTTTACAAGACAAgctttcaaatcaaacttacgAAGCCACCACATGTAGATTGCTGTGTATGACTCTGTCAGATGACATCAAAGATCGTGTAAAATGTCTTGGAATGGAGCGTTTTCGTTTGATATGTAACGTAACTATTGGGTCAAACGGCGGACAGGGACTTTTCTTGGCCAGTCGATTCCTTTGGGATGAAGTTATCGATAATTTTTCGACTACGTCCTTCCAAAATTCATCGTTGTTTGCTGTTGCTGTAGTGTTTGGGATTTTCAAAGAGTAA
- the LOC136898976 gene encoding dynein light chain Tctex-type protein 2B-like yields the protein MNSKAGSSPVSRLRSLNKSVGGFVRPRLRRAHTANSEKELLSVVDVEPTIPPMEGSRGNKTDCEAKDSNGGVLSFTLRANNGPKGDHRGPVPFYSSSSSRAEIVDKQSNVGTRNQNREKDNWRVLNSRIRELIHQILLNHLQNMEYNHSVCSEKCRVISKAIESGVKSVFRMQHKVTALVYVGAIRDCGIEISSQCIWNPDTDGFSMATYSNDSLFATGIVFATLFTDA from the coding sequence ATGAACTCAAAGGCTGGTTCAAGCCCTGTATCAAGACTTCGAAGTCTGAATAAATCCGTAGGAGGATTTGTGAGGCCAAGGCTGCGGCGAGCGCACACAGCAAATTCGGAAAAAGAGCTTTTGAGTGTTGTCGATGTCGAACCTACCATCCCACCAATGGAGGGTTCAAGAGGGAATAAAACTGATTGTGAAGCAAAAGACAGCAATGGAGGCGTGCTTTCTTTTACCTTACGAGCCAACAACGGACCTAAAGGTGACCATCGTGGGCCAGTTCCTTTCTACTCATCTTCAAGCAGCAGAGCGGAAATTGTAGATAAACAATCCAATGTTGGCACGAGGAatcaaaacagagaaaaagacAACTGGCGTGTGCTGAACTCGCGAATTCGCGAGCTCATTCACCAAATCTTGTTAAACCATCTTCAGAATATGGAATATAATCACAGTGTTTGCAGTGAAAAGTGTAGAGTCATAAGTAAGGCGATCGAAAGTGGAGTGAAGTCAGTTTTCAGAATGCAACATAAAGTGACTGCTCTGGTTTACGTCGGAGCCATTCGTGACTGTGGAATTGAAATTTCAAGCCAATGTATTTGGAATCCCGACACCGACGGTTTTTCGATGGCAACATATTCAAACGATTCTCTTTTCGCGACGGGAATCGTGTTTGCTACGCTATTTACCGACGCTTGA
- the LOC136898412 gene encoding uncharacterized protein — MEDKSRHSLEATGVHGEGRNPATKELNKKEDKNYNFEGSQTHSSIITTRINLRSTVDSRLKRSMRLAVEKDVCAEVSKNHLTKTASLPKHRTSETPNSAYTKIESNKTNMDKWALSVEKQAFSNKKVAHQKPSNNSVSLTRQVPPSHKNRILSPKIKLERDGEQFKKDIFPSKNASEQPKIMPICDGESTVIKPTSFSCQIQLPILFALMSEQKSHSFRPQAKKVERANIKKEDRVFGTTGFSERRIYKKESFATRAQSSTGRRQRSSSLPAASDTLRKFPKLFSRSDFDTLYFGKGLEEMWNRRPSTARGSSLQSNPVELVNPKSSKKGKITSIACCNLVDTNAMLSPSLSDTRTFTRVWSAKTRRIPFVKHRRDSSKTPAINEETD, encoded by the coding sequence ATGGAAGACAAAAGTCGTCATAGTTTGGAGGCCACAGGTGTGCATGGTGAAGGAAGAAATCCAGCAACGAAAGAGTTGAACAAAAAGGAagacaaaaattacaattttgaaGGATCACAGACACATTCATCAATAATTACGACACGAATAAATTTGAGGTCAACAGTTGACTCTCGTTTGAAACGTTCAATGCGTTTGGCTGTGGAAAAAGATGTTTGTGCTGAAGtttctaaaaatcatttgacAAAAACTGCGTCTTTACCGAAACATAGAACTTCTGAGACCCCTAACTCTGCCTACACTAAAATCGAAAGCAATAAGACCAACATGGACAAATGGGCTCTGTCTGTGGAGAAACAAGCTTTTTCTAACAAGAAAGTGGCTCACCAAAAGCCCAGCAATAATTCCGTTTCTCTGACAAGACAAGTACCTCCTAGCCATAAAAACAGAATATTGTCACCAAAAATAAAACTGGAAAGAGACGGGGAACAGTTTAAGAAGGACATCTTTCCCTCAAAAAATGCTTCAGAGCAACCAAAAATTATGCCAATATGCGATGGTGAAAGCACCGTGATAAAACCAACATCGTTTAGTTGCCAAATACAACTTCCGATTCTTTTTGCGTTGATGTCGGAGCAAAAATCTCATTCCTTTCGTCCACAGGCAAAGAAAGTAGAAAGAGCGAATATTAAGAAAGAAGATAGAGTCTTCGGAACTACAGGGTTCTCTGAAAGGAGAATTTACAAAAAAGAATCATTTGCAACAAGAGCACAAAGCTCCACAGGAAGGCGTCAGCGATCTTCTTCCTTGCCCGCCGCCTCAGATACTTTGCGCAAGTTTCCAAAGTTGTTTAGTCGTTCAGATTTCGATACGTTATATTTCGGCAAAGGGCTTGAAGAAATGTGGAATAGGAGACCTTCAACAGCAAGAGGAAGTTCGCTCCAATCGAATCCCGTGGAGTTAGTCAATCCTAAGTcgtcaaagaaaggaaaaataacttCGATTGCTTGCTGCAATCTTGTGGACACCAACGCCATGCTATCGCCCTCCCTTTCCGATACAAGAACTTTTACCAGAGTGTGGTCTGCAAAAACAAGGAGAATCCCGTTTGTGAAGCACAGAAGGGATTCTTCCAAGACACCTGCCATCAATGAAGAAACTGACTAA
- the LOC136898413 gene encoding uncharacterized protein, whose protein sequence is MGDEMLSVFYSGDIFPSHTKMISAREVASLKVTFDEKSEFRLFRDYFGLIRLVQNASDLERAEPGFDSLYDFTYTKRSRVDSMGSDHSLTSSSSGGNSEIELCIEASKTPPPSLAPGAPTRVSKRNIENSSDVANRNRKNRESKKNRNANVCVFCRNNGESKKVYSSHVLKDAEGNTTCPILRAYTCPLCKASGNESHTIKYCPKNKAASKQQQQQNATTVAAVGQV, encoded by the coding sequence ATGGGGGACGAGATGCTGAGCGTGTTCTACAGCGGTGACATTTTCCCCAGCCATACTAAGATGATAAGTGCCCGGGAAGTAGCAAGCCTCAAAGTCACTTTCGATGAAAAGAGCGAATTTCGACTCTTCAGGGATTACTTTGGCTTAATACGACTCGTTCAAAACGCGTCGGATTTGGAAAGAGCGGAACCCGGATTTGATAGTTTGTATGATTTCACTTACACCAAAAGATCCCGGGTTGACAGCATGGGATCAGATCATTCTCTAACAAGTTCAAGCTCTGGTGGAAACTCCGAAATTGAACTTTGCATAGAGGCGTCTAAGACGCCTCCGCCGTCGCTAGCGCCCGGTGCGCCAACTCGAGTTTCGAAGCGGAACATTGAAAACAGCAGCGATGTAGCCAATCGCAACCGCAAGAATCGGGAAAGCAAGAAAAATCGGAACGCGAACGTGTGCGTGTTTTGTAGGAATAATGGCGAGAGTAAAAAAGTCTATTCAAGCCATGTTTTGAAAGATGCTGAAGGCAACACAACATGTCCTATTCTGCGCGCATATACCTGCCCTCTTTGCAAAGCGTCCGGGAATGAATCTCATACAATCAAGTACTGTCCCAAGAACAAGGCCGCatcaaaacaacagcaacaacaaaacgCAACAACAGTTGCTGCAGTTGGCCAAGTTTGA
- the LOC136898415 gene encoding dynein light chain Tctex-type protein 2B-like, with translation MEHQIHRLSTTDHKPPTSPAVSALHTAETEQRGRSSTNTSLHSSVQSYSPDKTERRKPSSTTNPFLHSPHNRKVSNSVSPRMEAFTDHGKRGAQTEVLPTYRMAPQTDRKFRPHAVKKIMDQAFEESLDGLKNYDSVKCRALTMQVCEEIKQRVKWLNYERCKLICLVHIGSLSGQGMQVASQCLWDQNVDNFASTTYRNADVFAVALLFGVYKE, from the coding sequence ATGGAACACCAAATTCACCGCCTCAGTACCACAGACCACAAGCCGCCAACGTCGCCGGCAGTTTCCGCGCTACACACAGCTGAGACAGAGCAACGTGGAAGATCGTCCACTAACACTTCGCTGCATTCAAGCGTTCAAAGCTATTCTCCTGATAAGACGGAGCGTAGAAAACCGTCTAGTACTACAAACCCGTTTCTGCACTCTCCCCATAATCGTAAAGTATCTAACAGCGTATCACCAAGAATGGAAGCCTTCACAGATCATGGAAAACGAGGCGCCCAAACCGAGGTTTTGCCTACGTATCGCATGGCGCCTCAAACCGATCGAAAATTTCGTCCGCATGCTGTAAAGAAAATTATGGATCAAGCATTTGAGGAGAGTTTAGACGGACTCAAAAACTACGATTCTGTTAAATGCCGTGCTTTAACCATGCAAGTTTGTGAAGAAATCAAGCAAAGAGTCAAATGGTTGAATTATGAGCGGTGTAAGCTGATCTGTCTCGTACATATTGGATCTCTGAGTGGTCAAGGAATGCAGGTAGCGAGTCAGTGTTTGTGGGATCAAAACGTGGACAACTTTGCCTCAACCACGTACAGGAACGCTGACGTTTTTGCTGTTGCTTTGCTTTTTGGAGTGTACAAAGAATAG